The DNA region CTCTGGGCGGTACCGACAGGAACAGGACGTACGTCATCAGCGGGCCGACCCGCTCAGAGCCCCTCAAAGCACGGGCACAGCGTTGCATGATGGGAACTGTAGTCTTTCAACGGCTACGCCCGTCGTCCGAGCTGCAGGAGTGCGGACCCCCGCTTCCCAGTGCCGCACACGCGAACGCCCACTTAGTTTTGCAGGACAGGGCTTCCACCTCCGCGCTCCGTCAGCGGAAGCACAGTTCCCACCGTGCCCTGGTTCGCCGCGGGCCGCGGAAACGGAGCCTTCGCGGCGGGGGGTGAGGAACGCCACCGGAAGTACGGAACAGGCTTTCCGGGCTCCCGGACGGCTTGCCACCTCCACGCCTCGTGCCGACGGTTCCGGGAAACGTCATTTCTAGCGGGGAGCGCGCTTGCCCCCAGTCTAATCGCGGCCGGTGACGGCAGCCGGAAGTGCGTCATCGATCTTCCCAGGGCCGCACACAACCTTAGAGCCTGCCCTATAAGGGAAACTGAGAGGCTTTCTGAGAAATGTCCTTTGGGGAACGACGGAGCGGGAATGTGCTTCCTGCAGCCCGCCTTACACGCAGTAACGGAGTCCGTCACCCGATTTCCCAGGGTCGCCCTGACCATTGGCCTTGCTTGTTCTTCCGTCGGGGCTTTGCCCACGGTTCCCAGCGGCTCTCCCAGTTCCTTTCGGGAAATGTAGTCTCTCACCTGCGCTCACATCGGCGCGTTCTGGCGGGGGCGTGCTCACGGGACTCCATTTCCCAGCATGCCTGCGCAGCGTCCCTCCGCGCCGCGTCGCTGGGGGCCATTTTGTTCCGCCGGAGGCCGCTAAGATGGCGGCGGGGGAGAAGGTGAAGGTTGTTCCTGGCGGCAGGCGGCCGGGGTAGGGCCGGCAGCGGGGGGCGTCCGGCATGGATCTGCACACAGCCGTGTACAACGCGGCGCACGACGGCAAGCTGCAGCTGCTGCGGAAGCTGCTGGCCGGCCGCGGGCGGGAGGAGCTGGACGAGCTGCTGGGGGAGGTGGCGGGCGGCGGCACGCCGCTGCTGATCGCCGCGCGCCGCGGGCACCTGGACGTGGTGGAGTTCCTGGTGGACCGCTGCGGCGCCAGCGTGGAGGCGGGCGGCTCGGTGCACTTCGACGGCGAGACCATCGAGGGCGCGCCGCCGCTCTGGGCCGCGTCGGCCGCGGGCCACCTGGCCGTGGTGCGCAGCCTGCTGCGCCGCGGCGCCTCGGTCAACCGCACCACGCGCACCAACTCCACGCCGCTGCGCGCCGCCTGCTTCGACGGCCACCTGGATGTGGTGCGCTACCTGGTGGGCGAGCACAAGGCTGACCTGGAGGTCGCCAACCGCCACGGCCACACGTGCCTCATGATCTCCTGCTACAAGGGCCACCGCGAGATCGCCCGCTACCTGCTGGAGCGCGGCGCGCAGGTGAACCGGCGCAGCGCCAAGGGCAACACGGCCCTGCACGACTGTGCCGAGTCCGGCAgcctggagatcctgcagctgctgctgggctGCCACGCGCGCATGGAGCGCGACGGCTATGGCATGACCCCGCTGCTGGCCGCCAGCGTCACCGGACACACCAACATCGTGGAGTACCTCATCCAGGAGCAGCCAGGCCACGGGCAGCTCGCAGGGACGGAGCTGCCCGAGGAGGGCCCCCCGCAGGGCGCACACAGCGGCAGTTCCACCCGGAGGAAGCAGAGCCTTATGAGAGCTGCTGCCCCACCAGCCGGGAAGCAGCTGTGGAGGCTTTGGAGCTTCTGGGAGCCACCTATGTGGATAAGAAAAGGGATCTGCTTGGAGCCCTGAAGCACTGGAGAAGGGCGATGGAACTCCGCCACCAGGGTGGGGACTACCTCCCCAAGCCAGAGCCCCAACAGCTGGTTCTGGCCTACGACTATTCCAGGGAGGTGACCACGCCCCAAGAGCTGGAGGCCCTCATCACAGATCCTGATGAGATGCGGATGCAGGCCCTGCTGATACGGGAGAGGATTCTGGGCCCCTCGCACCCCGACACTTCATACTACATAAGGTACCGGGGTGCTGTCTATGCGGACTCTGGAAATTTCGAGCGCTGTATCCGTCTGTGGAAATATGCCTTGGACATGCAGCAGAGCAACTTGGAGCCCCTGAGCCCCATGACTGCCAGCAGCTTCCTGTCGTTTGCGGAGCTCTTCTCCTATGTGCTGCAGGACCGCTCGGCCAAGGGCAACCTGGGCATGCAGCTCGGTTTCCCCGACCTCATGGGCGTGCTCAGCAAAGGGGTTCGGGAAGTGGAGCGGGCCCTGCAGCTGCCCAAGGAACCAGGCGACTCGGCGCAGTTCACCAAAGCCATCGCCATCATCCTCCACCTGCTGTACCTGCTGGAGAAGGTGGAGTGCACACCTAGCCAGGAACACCTCAAACACCAGACAGTCTACCGCCTGCTCAAGTGTGCCCCGCGCGGCAAGAACGGCTTCACCCCATTGCACATGGCGGTGGACAAGGAGACCACCAACGTGGGCCGCTACCGAGTGGGTGTCTTCCCTTCGCTGCACGTGGTCAAGGTGCTGCTGGACTGCGGGGCCGACCCCGACAGCCGGGACTTCGACAACAACACCCCGCTGCACATCGCCGCCCAGAACAACTGCCCAGCCATCATGGATGCGCTCATCGAAGCTGGGGCCCACATGGATGCCACCAATGCCTTCAAGAAGACGGCCTACGAGCTGCTGGACGCGAAGCTGCTGGCCAAGAGCACCGTGCAGCCTTTCAACTATGTGACGCTCCAGTGCCTGGCCGCCCGCGCCCTGGACAGGAACAAGGTCCCTTACAAGGGCTTCATCCCAGAGGAGCTAGAGGCCTTCATCCAGCTGCACTGAGCCTGACCCCGCCACCTGGGTGCACGTTGACCTTCTCCAACTGGAAGCATCCCGTCCCCTTGACCTGCTGCCAGCGGGGGCAGTGGT from Peromyscus leucopus breed LL Stock chromosome 22, UCI_PerLeu_2.1, whole genome shotgun sequence includes:
- the Fem1a gene encoding LOW QUALITY PROTEIN: protein fem-1 homolog A (The sequence of the model RefSeq protein was modified relative to this genomic sequence to represent the inferred CDS: inserted 1 base in 1 codon) — encoded protein: MDLHTAVYNAAHDGKLQLLRKLLAGRGREELDELLGEVAGGGTPLLIAARRGHLDVVEFLVDRCGASVEAGGSVHFDGETIEGAPPLWAASAAGHLAVVRSLLRRGASVNRTTRTNSTPLRAACFDGHLDVVRYLVGEHKADLEVANRHGHTCLMISCYKGHREIARYLLERGAQVNRRSAKGNTALHDCAESGSLEILQLLLGCHARMERDGYGMTPLLAASVTGHTNIVEYLIQEQPGHGQLAGTELPEEGPPQGAHSGSSXPEEAEPYESCCPTSREAAVEALELLGATYVDKKRDLLGALKHWRRAMELRHQGGDYLPKPEPQQLVLAYDYSREVTTPQELEALITDPDEMRMQALLIRERILGPSHPDTSYYIRYRGAVYADSGNFERCIRLWKYALDMQQSNLEPLSPMTASSFLSFAELFSYVLQDRSAKGNLGMQLGFPDLMGVLSKGVREVERALQLPKEPGDSAQFTKAIAIILHLLYLLEKVECTPSQEHLKHQTVYRLLKCAPRGKNGFTPLHMAVDKETTNVGRYRVGVFPSLHVVKVLLDCGADPDSRDFDNNTPLHIAAQNNCPAIMDALIEAGAHMDATNAFKKTAYELLDAKLLAKSTVQPFNYVTLQCLAARALDRNKVPYKGFIPEELEAFIQLH